A single region of the Polyodon spathula isolate WHYD16114869_AA chromosome 5, ASM1765450v1, whole genome shotgun sequence genome encodes:
- the LOC121316244 gene encoding failed axon connections homolog isoform X1, whose product MKPKKTKTGTGWRIRQRMYWGVGFASPRSCVVDLSWNQSFSFGLCSSDDHCSFYGYIVTFPLQDYSGIMSGLGSDSWWKKTLYLTGGALLAAAAYLLHELLAIRKEQKVDSKDAIILHQFSRPKNGAPSLSPFCLKMETYLRMVDLPYQNYFDGKLSPQGKMPWIEYNNEKVSGTEFIIDFLEEKLGVNLNKNLNPHEKAVSRTVTRMVEEHFYWTIAYCQWVDNLQETQKMLSLSGPLSDLLKWILSHLTRGIVKREMYGHGIGRFSKEEIYALMEKDMRTLAALLGEKKYIMGPKLSTVDATVFGHLAQAMWTLPGTRPEQLIKGELINLAMYCERIRRKFWPEWCDYGDLLYDYKENSEDNVTPTQLHGYGLYSRTETFDEEVTENSFSCSQTPDTDYNEVFDSDVDMEESDQEHHKVESFK is encoded by the exons ATGAAGCCTAAAAAAACGAAAACTGGTACCGGGTGGCGAATCAGACAAAGAATGTACTGGGGTGTTGGTTTTGCTTCGCCCCGATCTTGTGTGGTTGATCTGAGCTGGAATCAAAGCTTTTCCTTCGGGCTCTGTAGCTCTGATGACCACTGTTCATTTTATGGTTACATCGTCACTTTCCCTCTGCAGGACTACAGCGGGATCATGTCGGGGCTGGGGTCGGATTCTTGGTGGAAGAAAACCCTGTATTTGACCGGGGGTGCCCTTCTCGCCGCCGCTGCCTATCTTTTACATGAGCTGCTTGCCATCAG AAAGGAGCAGAAGGTAGATTCGAAAGATGCAATTATTCTTCATCAATTCTCAAGGCCAAAGAATGGAGCGCCTAGTTTATCACCATTTTGCTTGAAGATGGAAACATACCTTCGAATGGTGGATTTACCCTACCAG AATTATTTTGATGGCAAACTTTCTCCCCAAGGGAAGATGCCGTGGATTGAATACAACAACGAGAAAGTGTCAGGCACTGAATTCATTATTGACTTTTTAGAGGAAAAACTCGGAGTAAACTTAAACAAGAACCTGAACCCGCATGAGAAAGCGGTGTCCAGAACAGTGACTAGAATGGTTGAAGAGCACTTTTATTG GACTATTGCTTATTGCCAGTGGGTTGACAATCTCCAGGAGACCCAGAAGATGCTTTCCCTCTCAGGCCCGCTCAGTGACCTTCTCAAGTGGATCCTCAGTCACCTCACCAGGGGCATTGTGAAGCGGGAGATGTATGGACATGGGATAGGGCGATTCTCCAAGGAGGAAATCTATGCACTGATGGAAAAAGACATGCGGACATTAGCAGCTTTATTAG GTGAGAAGAAATATATAATGGGACCGAAGCTTTCCACAGTGGATGCCACTGTGTTCGGGCATTTGGCTCAGGCTATGTGGACGCTACCAGGAACGAGACCCGAGCAATTGATCAAAG GAGAGCTTATTAACCTGGCCATGTACTGTGAGAGGATAAGGAGGAAGTTCTGGCCTGAGTGGTGTGACTACGGCGACTTGCTTTATGATTACAAGGAAAACAGCGAGGACAACGTGACACCAACACAGCTGCATGGTTACGGCTTGTACTCACGGACTGAGACTTTCGACGAAGAAGTAACCGAAAACAGCTTCTCCTGCTCCCAGACCCCAGATACAGATTATAACGAGGTCTTTGACTCTGACGTAGACATGGAGGAGTCCGATCAAGAGCATCACAAAGTGGAATCTTTTAAATAA
- the LOC121316244 gene encoding failed axon connections homolog isoform X2, whose protein sequence is MSGLGSDSWWKKTLYLTGGALLAAAAYLLHELLAIRKEQKVDSKDAIILHQFSRPKNGAPSLSPFCLKMETYLRMVDLPYQNYFDGKLSPQGKMPWIEYNNEKVSGTEFIIDFLEEKLGVNLNKNLNPHEKAVSRTVTRMVEEHFYWTIAYCQWVDNLQETQKMLSLSGPLSDLLKWILSHLTRGIVKREMYGHGIGRFSKEEIYALMEKDMRTLAALLGEKKYIMGPKLSTVDATVFGHLAQAMWTLPGTRPEQLIKGELINLAMYCERIRRKFWPEWCDYGDLLYDYKENSEDNVTPTQLHGYGLYSRTETFDEEVTENSFSCSQTPDTDYNEVFDSDVDMEESDQEHHKVESFK, encoded by the exons ATGTCGGGGCTGGGGTCGGATTCTTGGTGGAAGAAAACCCTGTATTTGACCGGGGGTGCCCTTCTCGCCGCCGCTGCCTATCTTTTACATGAGCTGCTTGCCATCAG AAAGGAGCAGAAGGTAGATTCGAAAGATGCAATTATTCTTCATCAATTCTCAAGGCCAAAGAATGGAGCGCCTAGTTTATCACCATTTTGCTTGAAGATGGAAACATACCTTCGAATGGTGGATTTACCCTACCAG AATTATTTTGATGGCAAACTTTCTCCCCAAGGGAAGATGCCGTGGATTGAATACAACAACGAGAAAGTGTCAGGCACTGAATTCATTATTGACTTTTTAGAGGAAAAACTCGGAGTAAACTTAAACAAGAACCTGAACCCGCATGAGAAAGCGGTGTCCAGAACAGTGACTAGAATGGTTGAAGAGCACTTTTATTG GACTATTGCTTATTGCCAGTGGGTTGACAATCTCCAGGAGACCCAGAAGATGCTTTCCCTCTCAGGCCCGCTCAGTGACCTTCTCAAGTGGATCCTCAGTCACCTCACCAGGGGCATTGTGAAGCGGGAGATGTATGGACATGGGATAGGGCGATTCTCCAAGGAGGAAATCTATGCACTGATGGAAAAAGACATGCGGACATTAGCAGCTTTATTAG GTGAGAAGAAATATATAATGGGACCGAAGCTTTCCACAGTGGATGCCACTGTGTTCGGGCATTTGGCTCAGGCTATGTGGACGCTACCAGGAACGAGACCCGAGCAATTGATCAAAG GAGAGCTTATTAACCTGGCCATGTACTGTGAGAGGATAAGGAGGAAGTTCTGGCCTGAGTGGTGTGACTACGGCGACTTGCTTTATGATTACAAGGAAAACAGCGAGGACAACGTGACACCAACACAGCTGCATGGTTACGGCTTGTACTCACGGACTGAGACTTTCGACGAAGAAGTAACCGAAAACAGCTTCTCCTGCTCCCAGACCCCAGATACAGATTATAACGAGGTCTTTGACTCTGACGTAGACATGGAGGAGTCCGATCAAGAGCATCACAAAGTGGAATCTTTTAAATAA
- the LOC121316246 gene encoding ubiquinone biosynthesis O-methyltransferase, mitochondrial-like isoform X1, producing the protein MSAVEVRCFVMHRLGSGTTFRWVVRVFERHAPAVLSVQPLSCLRSGTLVQSIAKQQQQLHSRYLIASLTCKRHFWQGRANMCTTSHTTLDPDETKKFQSLAKRWWDEQGEFAALHSMNDLRVPFIRDNLLNRNGRRKPGSPLSGYKILDVGCGGGLLSEPLGRLGALVTGIDPLKDSIRTAEVHKSFDPVLNKQIHYSSCLLEDITEEAAETFDAVVASEVVEHVNDLETFINSCYEVLKPGASLFITTINKTNLSYSLAIVAAENILKIVPRGTHDWDKFINPVDLERILESNGFYVESINGMCYNPFSGSWSWTESTAINYAVHAVKQKTRLESEFTETTTEEHEDIEKNQH; encoded by the exons ATGTCTGCAGTGGAAGTGAGGTGTTTTGTAATGCACAGATTGGGTTCGGGAACAACATTTCGATGGGTTGTTCGGGTTTTTGAACGACATGCCCCGGCTGTGTTATCTGTGCAGCCGCTGTCGTGTTTGCGTTCTGGGACTCTAGTTCAGAGCAttgcaaagcagcagcagcagctgcattCACGTTATCTTATCGCGAGTCTGACCTGCAAGAGACA TTTCTGGCAAGGTAGGGCCAACATGTGTACGACATCGCATACAACGCTGGACCCAGATGAAACGAAGAAATTCCAGTCTCTCGCAAAGAGATGGTGGGATGAACAGGGAGAATTTGCAGCTCTTCATTCTATGAATGATCTCAGAGTTCCATTTATCAG AGACAATCTGTTGAATAGAAATGGCCGTCGAAAACCAGGAAGCCCTTTATCTGGTTATAAAATATTAGATGTCGGCTGTGGTGGAGGCCTATTAAGTGAG CCTTTAGGGAGGCTCGGAGCTTTGGTTACTGGAATTGACCCATTAAAAGACAGTATTAGAACTGCCGAGGTGCACAAATCATTCGACCCCGTTCTGAACAAGCAGATCCATTACAGCAGCTGCCTATTGGAGGACATCACGGAAGAAGCTGCAGAGACCTTTGATGCTGTTGTAGCATCGGAAGTGGTTGAACATGTGAATGACCTTGAGACTTTCATCAACAGCTGCTATGAGGTGTTGAAG cctGGAGCATCGTTGTTTATTACTACtataaacaaaaccaacctgTCCTATTCATTAGCCATTGTTGCTGCTGAAAACATCCTGAAGATAGTACCCAGAGGTACTCATGACTGGGACAAGTTTATAAATCCTGTGGACCTGGAAAGAATTCTAGAGTCAA ACGGCTTCTATGTTGAATCAATTAATGGGATGTGTTACAACCCATTCTCTGGCTCCTGGAGTTGGACTGAAAGCACAGCCATAAACTATGCTGTTCATGCAGTAAAGCAAAAAACACGACTGGAGTCAGAGTTCACAGAAACTACAACAGAAGAGCATGAAGATATAGAAAAGAACCAGCACTGA
- the LOC121316246 gene encoding ubiquinone biosynthesis O-methyltransferase, mitochondrial-like isoform X3: MSAVEVRCFVMHRLGSGTTFRWVVRVFERHAPAVLSVQPLSCLRSGTLVQSIAKQQQQLHSRYLIASLTCKRHFWQGRANMCTTSHTTLDPDETKKFQSLAKRWWDEQGEFAALHSMNDLRVPFIRDNLLNRNGRRKPGSPLSGYKILDVGCGGGLLSEPLGRLGALVTGIDPLKDSIRTAEVHKSFDPVLNKQIHYSSCLLEDITEEAAETFDAVVASEVVEHVNDLETFINSCYEVLKPGASLFITTINKTNLSYSLAIVAAENILKIVPRGTHDWDKFINPVDLERILESKAHWNTEKSCPEDVLSGKSA, encoded by the exons ATGTCTGCAGTGGAAGTGAGGTGTTTTGTAATGCACAGATTGGGTTCGGGAACAACATTTCGATGGGTTGTTCGGGTTTTTGAACGACATGCCCCGGCTGTGTTATCTGTGCAGCCGCTGTCGTGTTTGCGTTCTGGGACTCTAGTTCAGAGCAttgcaaagcagcagcagcagctgcattCACGTTATCTTATCGCGAGTCTGACCTGCAAGAGACA TTTCTGGCAAGGTAGGGCCAACATGTGTACGACATCGCATACAACGCTGGACCCAGATGAAACGAAGAAATTCCAGTCTCTCGCAAAGAGATGGTGGGATGAACAGGGAGAATTTGCAGCTCTTCATTCTATGAATGATCTCAGAGTTCCATTTATCAG AGACAATCTGTTGAATAGAAATGGCCGTCGAAAACCAGGAAGCCCTTTATCTGGTTATAAAATATTAGATGTCGGCTGTGGTGGAGGCCTATTAAGTGAG CCTTTAGGGAGGCTCGGAGCTTTGGTTACTGGAATTGACCCATTAAAAGACAGTATTAGAACTGCCGAGGTGCACAAATCATTCGACCCCGTTCTGAACAAGCAGATCCATTACAGCAGCTGCCTATTGGAGGACATCACGGAAGAAGCTGCAGAGACCTTTGATGCTGTTGTAGCATCGGAAGTGGTTGAACATGTGAATGACCTTGAGACTTTCATCAACAGCTGCTATGAGGTGTTGAAG cctGGAGCATCGTTGTTTATTACTACtataaacaaaaccaacctgTCCTATTCATTAGCCATTGTTGCTGCTGAAAACATCCTGAAGATAGTACCCAGAGGTACTCATGACTGGGACAAGTTTATAAATCCTGTGGACCTGGAAAGAATTCTAGAGTCAA AGGCGCACTGGAACACTGAAAAAAGCTGCCCTGAAGATGTGTTGTCAGGGAAATCAGCCTGA
- the LOC121316246 gene encoding ubiquinone biosynthesis O-methyltransferase, mitochondrial-like isoform X2, translated as MSAVEVRCFVMHRLGSGTTFRWVVRVFERHAPAVLSVQPLSCLRSGTLVQSIAKQQQQLHSRYLIASLTCKRHFWQGRANMCTTSHTTLDPDETKKFQSLAKRWWDEQGEFAALHSMNDLRVPFIRDNLLNRNGRRKPGSPLSGYKILDVGCGGGLLSEPLGRLGALVTGIDPLKDSIRTAEVHKSFDPVLNKQIHYSSCLLEDITEEAAETFDAVVASEVVEHVNDLETFINSCYEVLKPGASLFITTINKTNLSYSLAIVAAENILKIVPRGTHDWDKFINPVDLERILESTFPTGHWPVIWRCAVDLHGVEAWSCDQRTPTNLQLLW; from the exons ATGTCTGCAGTGGAAGTGAGGTGTTTTGTAATGCACAGATTGGGTTCGGGAACAACATTTCGATGGGTTGTTCGGGTTTTTGAACGACATGCCCCGGCTGTGTTATCTGTGCAGCCGCTGTCGTGTTTGCGTTCTGGGACTCTAGTTCAGAGCAttgcaaagcagcagcagcagctgcattCACGTTATCTTATCGCGAGTCTGACCTGCAAGAGACA TTTCTGGCAAGGTAGGGCCAACATGTGTACGACATCGCATACAACGCTGGACCCAGATGAAACGAAGAAATTCCAGTCTCTCGCAAAGAGATGGTGGGATGAACAGGGAGAATTTGCAGCTCTTCATTCTATGAATGATCTCAGAGTTCCATTTATCAG AGACAATCTGTTGAATAGAAATGGCCGTCGAAAACCAGGAAGCCCTTTATCTGGTTATAAAATATTAGATGTCGGCTGTGGTGGAGGCCTATTAAGTGAG CCTTTAGGGAGGCTCGGAGCTTTGGTTACTGGAATTGACCCATTAAAAGACAGTATTAGAACTGCCGAGGTGCACAAATCATTCGACCCCGTTCTGAACAAGCAGATCCATTACAGCAGCTGCCTATTGGAGGACATCACGGAAGAAGCTGCAGAGACCTTTGATGCTGTTGTAGCATCGGAAGTGGTTGAACATGTGAATGACCTTGAGACTTTCATCAACAGCTGCTATGAGGTGTTGAAG cctGGAGCATCGTTGTTTATTACTACtataaacaaaaccaacctgTCCTATTCATTAGCCATTGTTGCTGCTGAAAACATCCTGAAGATAGTACCCAGAGGTACTCATGACTGGGACAAGTTTATAAATCCTGTGGACCTGGAAAGAATTCTAGAGTCAA CATTCCCTACTGGTCACTGGCCAGTCATCTGGAGATGTGCTGTAGATCTCCATGGTGTTGAAGCTTGGTCATgtgatcagaggacacccactaaCCTTcagttgctgtggtga